A region from the Lycium barbarum isolate Lr01 chromosome 8, ASM1917538v2, whole genome shotgun sequence genome encodes:
- the LOC132607904 gene encoding uncharacterized protein LOC132607904: MAGYQIPGAILQDGHSTTRPPYFNADTENKEDAETSTIDLESHDITKEQQETLQIHAKEIALLYCAVSGEEYAKISNCDTAKEMWDKIEVTYEGTSKVRETKIDALRHDYEAFMMKDDENIKSMFTRFSKIIGELKSLRVTCTNSQQVRKLVRSLPKTWETKAIVLEDGNLDKFTYDELRGNLIAFEKNHIQRYQKDEKKKMVAFKAQVEESDDDFKEEEVAMISSHVIEAMRRSRNNRKGSSNFRKDEESEEGENVCFIALEGSSKEHHKKKKKGKWYLDSACSRHMTGDKSLFKSVADFNGGLVTFGDNSTGTVIGIGTITFDNSCDISNVWLVKGLKYNLLSVSQLCDSDLEIRFSKSGCVIEDSSGIKILPGSRNKNVYTLDSVKNPKGHICLASMGEDP; encoded by the exons ATGGCTGGATATCAAATTCCTGGAGCAATATTGCAAGATGGGCACTCCACAACAAGACCACCATACTTTAATG CCGAcactgaaaacaaggaagatgCTGAAACTTCAACAATTGATCTGGAGTCACATGACATTACTAAAGAACAACAAGAGACACTGCAAATACATGCAAAGGAAATAGCTTTGCTCTACTGTGCAGTAAGTGGAGAAGAgtatgcaaaaatttcaaattgtGACACTGCCAAAGAAATGTGGGATAAAATTGAGGTCACTTATGAAGGAACATCAAAAGTAAGAGAAACAAAAATTGATGCTCTAAGACATGATTATGAAGCCTTTATGATGAAAGACGATGAGAACATCAAATCAATGTTCACAAGATTCAGCAAGATCATTGGAGAACTCAAATCCCTTAGAGTAACCTGTACCAACTCACAACAAGTTAGAAAGCTTGTTAGAAGTCTTCCAAAGACTTGGGAAACCAAAGCAATTGTTCTTGAAGATGGAAATCTGGATAAGTTCACCTATGATGAATTAAGAGGAAATCTAATAGCATTTGAAAAGAATCACATACAAAGATACCAGAAGGACGAAAAGAAGAAAATGGTCGCCTTCAAGGCTCAAGTTGAAGAATCTGATGATGACTTCAAAGAAGAAGAAGTGGCTATGATTTCTAGCCATGTGATAGAAGCcatgagaagatcaagaaataACAGAAAAGGAAGCTCAAACtttagaaaag ATGAAGAATCTGAAGAAGGTGAAAATGTGTGTTTCATAGCTCTCGAAGGAAGCAGTAAG GAACaccacaagaaaaagaaaaagggaaaatggtATCTAGATAGTGCGTGTTCAAGACATATGACAGGCGACAAAAGTCTATTCAAATCAGTCGCTGACTTCAATGGAGGATTGGTAACTTTTGGAGACAACTCAACTGGAACGGTAATTGGTATTGGTACTATTACTTTTGATAATTCTTGTGACATTTCAAATGTTTGGTTGGTAAAGGGACTTAAGTATAACCTGTTAAGTGTAAGTCAGTTATGTGATTCAGATCTTGAGATAAGATTTAGTAAATCAGGTTGTGTCATAGAAGACTCCTCTGGGATAAAGATTCTTCCTGGAAGCAGAAACAAAAATGTGTACACTTTGGACTCTGTCAAAAATCCTAAAGGTCATATATGCCTAGCATCAATGGGAGAAGATCCGTGA
- the LOC132605113 gene encoding 17.8 kDa class I heat shock protein-like — protein sequence MSLIPSFFGGRKSNIFEPFSLYVWDPFEGFPIANVPSSARACETSTFTNARIDWKETPQAHVFKVDVPGIKKEEVKVEVEEGRILQISDERNKEQEEKNDQWHCMERSSGKFLRRFRLPENVKMGEIKAAMENGVLTMALPKEEEKKPEMKAIDISG from the coding sequence atgTCTCTGATTCCAAGCTTTTTCGGTGGTCGCAAGAGCAACATTTTCGAACCATTTTCCCTCTATGTATGGGACCCATTTGAGGGCTTCCCAATTGCCAATGTCCCATCATCTGCTCGTGCTTGTGAAACCTCTACTTTTACAAATGCAAGAATCGATTGGAAAGAAACCCCACAAGCCCACGTCTTCAAAGTGGATGTTCCGGGGATTAAGAAAGAAGAAGTAAAAGTTGAAGTTGAAGAAGGACGAATTTTGCAGATTAGCGATGAGAGAAACAAAGAGCAAGAGGAGAAGAACGATCAATGGCACTGTATGGAAAGGAGTAGTGGTAAGTTTTTAAGGAGGTTTAGGTTGCCTGAGAATGTTAAAATGGGGGAAATTAAGGCTGCGATGGAGAATGGAGTGCTCACTATGGCTCTTccaaaagaagaagagaagaaacCTGAGATGAAGGCTATTGATATCTCTGGTTAA